TATCAATACAACGCGACAAGACTTGTTTAGAGAATTGCATAAGAGAGAAGTTTATGCCTATAGAAACGTTATTGATAAATTTGTTGTATTACAAAATGACATAGTAGCTAACGAAAGAACTATATTACCGAAATACGTTTTTGCTAGTACAACGAAAAATAATGAAGTTATCATCTTGGAAGATTTACTTCTCAGTGGATTTGTGattgaaagtaaatttaataaatatgagaaaTTAGATTATCCTCAAGTACGACTTATATTAACAGAATTAGCGAAATTTCACGCTTTATCATTTGTGTTTAGAAAAAAAGATGaaacaaattttgaaaatttactcgacgattttaaagatttaatttatcaagACAAATTTCTAAATAAGACTAAGCtgagaaattattttcaagaatCGTATGAAATGTCTTTGAATCTCATAAAAGACACAGACGCTAAGAAAAAGTTGGATAAAGTGAAAGATTATTTGTTAGAATTATTAAGAATGTACACTAAACCAAAAAGGTATAACGTATTTTGTCATGGAGATTGTTggatcaataatattttgttcaagGACGAGGTAAGTCAATCAAAACTTTTATGTGACTGTTTTCAAGTTAAACTTATATGTCAATATTTTGTtcgaataatatgtatttattcattgtAATATGTCTCGtgtagtgttttattaaaatcgaaaacGTTGGTTCGAAAATTCTGtttaagtttttgtattttgatttgaatatatttcaaaattaatattataaacataaataaaacgtgtaaaataatacaacgtgttgtttatgttaaatacaaaataacattaatatttttacttttcaggtaaataaattatgtttcctGGACTTTCAAGCTATGAGGTATGCAAGTCCTGCAACAGACATCCtatactttatgtatatatgcacAGATTCTGCCTTTCGATCTGAATATTTTGAAGACCTTAaaacagtttattataatacctttacaaatttcttaaaacaattCAACATAGAAGGTAATATTGTTTATCCACAAGAAGAATTCGAAAAGGATATAACAGAAATGCTTCCTTTTGGTCTACTCATAGCTTTAGTAGAATTGAGAATAGTCACGACTCGTCCTGAAGAAGAAACTTTATCCAACGATTCTACAGACGCCGATTCTACGAATGATGGCACTGATATTAATAAAGCAGTACCAGGGAgtgaaaaattatatgaattacgAGTAAATGATGTAGTAGACGATTCAGTCAATAACGGGACGTTGAATCAGCTTTTAGATCTTGTTAAgtgttaacaaatatttaatagacttttaaagttatatatcatATGAATTTGGACTATATGTAACGTGAACAAAGACACAAAAGATTACCTGTCTCCCCCGTTATATGCTGGTGCACTAGAATCTCCAAATGAAGTTCCGTAAGCCATTGAGCATGGTTCCATAACACATCTTTCAGTCTCTTCAGTTGGCTTTGGTCCCATACATTTACTATCAGGTAACTTTGCAATCGTCCGActgaattctaaaaatattttgcagtgAACTTCTTTCTTCCTCCATCCCTCACCGCATGTCACGCTGCACGGACTCCAATCATCGTCTTTGATGTAACTATGAGAAAAAACAATTTAGCTTTGTATGTGATGATAGCTTCAGTACTATTTAAAGACGACGTGCATGATTGGATGCGAAAATATTTAGGACTAcataattcaaatgttttataagtaaaaaaaaaattaataaatatcaagacACTGGCAGTTTTTtcgtttgatttaaatattttcttattcacCGTCTACTTACATCGATGCTTAAGTGCCTTGAAATCgtgattaatattcataattctaTTCAAATTCTAAAGGGAGTTCACACATGATAACACATGCTAGGTGCGAAGGGatcgatatatgtatgttgaGAACTACCAATCCTAATAGAATTCGTTCTGGCTGGTATATGTAGAAGTATGTGCACCAGTGTGTCTGTGTGTAAACGCCAATTGTACCTGGAatcttaatttacatttttctgTATATAGCGTTAAGCGAATTATAACTATGCTAATATAAAACCACTCTGTGAATGATCAGAGGAAAAAATAGCATTGTTAGTGTCAGTGCAAAGATGTATAGTATCTTAGAGTATCGGAAAAGTGTTTCGAAGCAAAATAAAGAGTAGACAAACTTTAGTCAGTGTAAGATGTGcaaggaaatataaattttatagtgcAGTGCATAGAGTTGAAAAAGTTTAATCGTTGATAAAGTAATGGTCCATGACAGGTAATGAACTGAAGGGTTTTTGTGAAATAATCGAGGAGAGTGCACACGAAATTGATCAGAGTTGAACTAAGATAATAAGTGGTATACGTTCCATTTTCCTTTGAATAAACTTTAATGTGATACCTATCGTTTCGGTCGTCTCAAAACATGAAACGGTTCTGGATTCAAAAGGGAGCTATAACGGTGATGAACGTTTATTATAGAATCGTCCTTAAACCACTTTATTATGATCGAAAATGGTTTGAAGACGATGTTTCCATagtgataaaatatacaagCTATGAACGAAAAGGGACAACAGCCACTGGATGTGTGTATGGAGTGGggtaatgttattaattgtaaaagatGTGATGTTGTATTGAATTCAAAAGTGAAACCTTTAATTAATACTGGTTAAGGTACAATACCTTACATACAACCAGCCACAcgcaaagaatattttgtaattgctgaaaacaacaacaaaatactCTGAGCTCgtttaatacatacaatattattatgtttgttaaatttttaaatttattaattgtgttagaaaaataaatatgtataagaagtaaaaatttgtattttttttttatttttaaataatttactaaaatatatttctataataaaaaatataattaagtatcaaTTGAATAAGCATTTTACTTcggtacttaaaataatattcgttatttaaaaaaaaaaaaaactaacattaaacgttaaacattatttttttaactaagcaaagaaaaaatttataaataagtcatttttgttacattttcttataatcCTACTGTAGAttgccaataaaaaataaacatgcaggttttcgtcaaataaatacgaaaataaaatttagacgaGGTAAGTTGTTTCTGGATGGAGGCAAATGTTATGATTTATCTGTAAATAGCCTTTATTTAGCTAAACTCCTAAAATGTCATCTGTCGTTTAGTACTGAAATTTTAGATACAGAGATATTAGGCATATTTGTTTTTGATGCttaaaatatctacataatttagcaattcttagtatttatCAATTTCATTCGAGAAACTAAAccaaagattataataataaaggcatTGGTGACTATTTCAACGGTAAATTGTTGTAaggctaatttaataaaaataaaattttgaagagTTATGATATAATAGAGacataaaagaaaatcatttcTACATTTGTCTTCatccaaaattaatataacgaaCTATTCACCAAAAACTAGATCTCGGTTTTGCATCGCCGCCTCTAACTTTTATTAGTCTATGCTCGCTCATATCTGTCGAGGTGCGAGTAAGTCAGAAGATAACAGAGCAATATGCAGGAACGAGATAGCTTGAAAGTTGGTGAACAGTCGTTGACGTGTCAGCACTTGATGGTACTTACGTGGCTTCAACCGGAACATCAGGTTCGCCAATGAGCTGTTCAGCTTTTGCTTGCGGAGGTGGGTAAGGCTGTATTAAAGGCTGTGTATGATATACCACTCCAGGTAAAAGGTCTTCAATATCGTCCTAAAGAAATCAAACCATATTTAACACGAAACCAAATAaaggatatatttatacaattttgagtatttttttggaaattaaattataatttatttttgtcgttTAGAAATTCAAtgatatctatatttaataaggttATAATATCAATCTCACCTCAGGTTCTTCGGCTTCTCTATAAGCAGGACAGCTGATTCCAGTTGAACAGGGTCTGGTAATCTCTGGTCTTGTAGCTGGGTCACAGCCACCACCTGCTGGTGTACATTCCACACCACGGACTTGCACTCCTTCGCCACACGACACTGagcactataaaaaaaaaaaaaagtaaagtaaatgcaTAAATGCACACCACTATCCTATTAAGGAGAAATAATTTAAGCATCTTCTAAATAATTTCCTTCACTGCAAGCATACATAtacttcatataatataaatatatacattatatgaaGTATATGTATGCTTGCAGTGAAGGAAATTATTTAGAAGAtgcttaaattattactttacgtTTATCTCAAAATGTTCTTACTTTCAAGTCAGCAATAAgttgtaaacatatatataacagtgAAAATGAAATGCCAGCTTAAACTCTCAATCGTCGGCTAATATTCCCTTAATATATTCACTGGGCAATATCAGCTTCAGTAGTAAAATAATACGATGTAttttaaaacagattaaaatgttacttaaaactttactttttatgtcatttcaacttttaatataagttgtaattcttatttaaaataagttgtaATTTCTGACTTAGAATCAGAAACagtataattgtttaaattttatgaaacaatactacatacatacatatattgaagaACATTAAAAACATCGTCTGCGGAAAATTCTCCGAAAACAATTCACCGAATCACAATTCACCGAGAACAATTCACCGAGAACAATTCACCGAAAAACATACTAGTATCATAAAAAAGGTAGAgatgtttatttgtgtttagtGGTAATCTTAGGAACTTATGATCCAATTcaattcaatgatttttttactgGTAGCAAACTACATTACTTCTGAGTGGTATAgggtataaattgtatttatatcatatgtTCTTTATCAATGAATTGCACACTTACGAAGCTCAGGCAGATCGGTAGTAACATTGTAAAGACGTCAATATTTACTTAGGGCGTAGGAAGTTCGTCGAAATGAGAAGTCAATTAATTTGCTTTAAACAGAAATCTTATTAAGCCATTAGTAAGAACAAGCTTTGATTTCACCTACGTCTCTTGAGTTCCAGTTTGTCGTGTCTAGTTGTTTAGTTGATTTTGTAACAAGTTCGCAGGAACTAAGCAGTTAATAGCTCGTCCGTTGACTTCGTTGACAGTTTGGGACGAACTTTAGACTAATTATCTTCTAGTTTGAGTCCACAGGCTAAAGGTAAAAGTCAAAACTGTTCCAGAAACGTGATagcaaatgttattaatttgatGAACGTTacaatataatcaaaatcaaaatatactttattcaagtatgcttttacaagcacttttgtatcgtcattttcgaactatattaagtgaagctgctaccggttcggaatgtacttTCTACCAACAGCTCAGTAGTtagtttttttcaacatttaaaatacaaagttatgttagttgaatacaattataatataacctgccaggaagtcaacaagtattagctcaaCGCTTTTCATCAAGTATTtagtattatgatttttttattaatgtattaggtatttattaatttttatgttaatgatAATTAGATACATTATAGTAGtaaatagtttgtaataaaaccAAGAGTATTTCagtatgaaattaaacaaataatcataacatgtaacaaaattttaggtataattttatatatctaagcTTAACTTATCTTTATCTTTACTTAAGCCTGTCTGTTTAGGTACCATCTCATATTCCAGCGACAAGCAACAacaattagtattgttgcgGTTCAGCTaggagtgagtgagccagtgtaacaacaggcacaagacaTAACGTCTCAGTTCCGaaagttagtggcgcattagcgatataaggaatggttatttttttacagcgctaatgtctatgtgcagtagtgatcacttaccatcgggattggctaaatatacaataaaaaaatatattatgaatgtgctctacattttaattaaacttaatttaagcATTCAATAAGGCGAAATGTTATGCTTTTTAAAAAGGTTGTTGCACtaaggtccaagtgtttcaacagcaaatagggcgcaaatataatttagattaagAGACACTGGTGActggagggctggttcatttttgctcagcggatcggaattgcgattcaacgggaaaatgctgctggcattattccacgcggtcatgatttatacagtatttaATTCTGTTAgtatatagttaaggccttaatgtaaacaattcttatgtaaataaatgttaactagaatatacatatttgtacaagttattatatgttttacttgaatgaaatgtataaaatatctaGGAATTCTTTTCAATTCCACGTACAACTTCGAGCTTACTTAGGATAGGTGTATGATAAAGTTTCAAAGATGCTTTAATGAACAAATTTCCTGTGAAGTGTATGTATTTTCgaggattttaatataattcctgataaaagtaaataaataaatatttaagaaaagagtatatgtttattttgactCTATGTGGTCTTGTCGGTCTTGATCTGAGTGTTTTTGTAAAATCGAAGGCGCGAAGGCTGTGCTTCATATCTCGCCCCAAGCCTTCCGAGTGTATACATTTTGATGCTTAGGCATTATAAAATCAAGATGAGTGAATCggacgccattttgaaaattttaatacgttTCTGATTTATATTTTGGAAATGTAGAGCGCATATTACTAATCATAGCTTTCAAGTCTCTTTTagaaattacatacattttcctAGGAATTTACGTTGACATATATGACTATATAGagtataattgtattgaaatataacaTATAGCTTAAATTAGACATCGTAGAGTCCAGAtggccgagccgagatggcccagcccagaacgcgtgcattttaaccgatgatttcgggttcaaattcaacgaaattctgccacatgtgtattccgccaacccggattggagcagcgtggtggaatatgctccaaaccttctcctcaaagggagaggaggccttaatccCAGCTgtgagacatttacgggctgctaataataatGAGAGTCcagatattatatatagcaataaactatatacagacagagttacaatatttttcgattagcacgagacgaattataagcataaattaattatgcacAAGAAAATTACTGTTCGTTCGGATTTGAAAAtgcgattttaatttaatattgacgtCTTCAGTGATTTATCTCAGCTTTCATAGAGAACATTTTGTATTAATCGAAATGCaaacattgtaaaaacaaatttcgactactaaataatttagatagtaAGTGCTTGGGAGTACGCTTGAATCTTTTAATTAGGTCCAAGTTCAGTTTAACTAGTTAAAAAGTAACTTACAGTTAGCGAAGTAGCAAGAACTGGGTTAAAACCGCGAACACGACGTTAAAAGATACGTGGTAAAATTGGCAGAGGAATTACAGCATTAGGGATTGTAAAAGGCGACACTGGGAAGTACATCAAAGAAGTTTTTAAGAACAGTGAAAATTTTCGTCAGTAATTAgtcactaatatttattttttcccaGCTTTTGctccaattaatttataaatatacaactgTAAAAATACtacctgaaaataatataatttattattatattttaggtataGGTTCTTATAAAACGTCATTTTACATGAAAAGTGTAATGTGACTCTACGACCGGCTTACTTTAAAGACTCTACCGAAAAAACCTGAAATAAACTAGGTAGCTACTCTTTTTCATTAaccatatacattttattattatacatatatgtcgtATTACCATTAGTAAGGACATTGTAATACAGTGACTTTATCAAGACTATGTTTACACACACATAGTCATATTTAATCACTCACATAGCTTACATTGGTTcttgtttttttacttttttttgttttcattatgattttattttatttgatttaattttttttttatgtgaagcAGGACATGAGAGCTATTGACTTACACAGGATGATGTTAAAGACCGTGTTGATCTGGTAATAGTTGGGATTCATAAATGAAGAACAGTAGGAGAAGAAGGAGAAGATCAAATTCTCGCATATAGAACTGACGTTATGAAAGGGTGCGAtctgatatgtattttttaatttactggaACGTTctcaatcaaattaataaaattattgtcatcctatttttaaccaaatatagtccataactatttaaatatacttaatatgtataaaatcaacaaaaacatacttcaaaatttttacaatttatataaataaaaataatttcgtacaatatatatatatatatatatatatatatatatatttatttatttaaaaatataaaacgaatgcAAATAAGCCAGCTATAAAGTGTGCAGAGAAAACCTAGGACAGCACCGGATATTGCCAGTTTAAATTCAGGCAAGAATGACTGAGCTTTCGCGCCATATTCGTGCTTACAATTCAGTTACTGGGTGACGAAAGATATGCATATATTTAATCTTTCCAAGTCTGgcatattatcaataaaacgtttttttatgatatcggtggCGGTCAAGCAAATGGGCACCTGAGAGTGgtcaccgcctatagacaatagcgatgtaagaaatgttgaccattccttacatcgccaatgcgccaccaatcttgggaactaacatgttatgtctcTTCTGCCTTTAGTTACGCTGtctcactctcccttcaaaccggaacacaacaatactgggtactgctgtgcAATATCTGATCGGGTGGTACCTATCAACGCACTTTAAGTATCATTTCGCGTAGAATACTTTAGGCTTTAACAAGTAAAGTTTGCGCCCAGCGGTGGAACATTAATGGACTGTTTACTAACTTcagaacaaatttatattttgatatttctcagggaagtattaaaaacaaaactttttaaaacaaccctttataaataattttaatttaggacGCAATAATATTGTCGTCGATACTAAATGTATCAAATTCTGAGCTAAATGACCAAATGACCTCCAAAAGATAAACAAGCACAAACCCACCCAGGTTTGTGCTTGTTTATTTGTGCTATTAACGCTTGAGAATTGTCCTGTAAATAGTCTAGGGGACAGTTTACAGAGCATAATTTGGATGCTACCTTTGCGTTGCTATTTACGAATCAGAAGGCTACAGCTATATGATAACATCGTTCTGACCGATTTGGGCTCGCACCCAATCTCAAGAGACTAGTCTACTACACAGGACATATAGTAAACAAGTGTCAAGGCAGAGATGAATTCTCTGTTCGCTTGCTCTTATAATCCCACATGACttgaaataattcaaacataaGACTAACGGCTTTCCGAAGTACGAGAGTGTACATTGCCAACTTCTAGATTTTGCGATGAAAAtccagatattttattatagaactgATTTGGGATTTGAGCTGACTTTGGGGTCTGCGGAATTCTATCTAGTCACTCGACCAACGAGACGGACCAATTGTATACGAGGGCTGATAATGTTCTTACATGTATTTGACAATTCAATTCACATATCAAAGAAAtcttttttgaaaatagaaatccAGTTATCAAGAAACAGAAGTTTCTCGTGACCgtttaacatttacaataagGCATTGTACTTGAAGTTACAAGATCTAGAAATTAACCTAAACTTTGTACGAGCGCGTTGTTGTTGAAATGTTTGTAGTGAATAGTTTTAAGTGTTGAAATTGAGTTTTATTGGgactttgtaattattttgtattatagttTCAGACGCGCTTAGATGGAAATTCcttcgtataatattattagcattatcTTTGAAAGGCTTTGTTCAATTTTGTTCCTTTAATATTGTGTTGAAATTGTAAAGACTTTCCATTTTGTTATTATCTGTATTATAGCTTTGTGTGTTTGAAGATATTATGTGTTAAACTTTCTTCGCATTGATGTTGATTGaggtcaagtttttttttttttttttcttatttcaaatcgcccaatacaatttaataaatactttatgggCTAATCAGTAGTAATCGCACTGTACTATTTcactatataaattaactttcaaaTATATACCAGTTAGACATATTTTAAACAGGCTAAACTTTAcgtaatttaaacattacaaacTAAAGCGCGATTTACAATACAACTAATGCCATCTAGTGacgaaaaaaataccaaaataaggtggttttatcttttaaaaaatgtttcttttaagaAGTAATGTCATTAGCTTTAAACAATACGAATGTCGatgtaaataactaataaaatagttaatactcttttcaatttatttaaaatgaataaccgatattaaataatgaaacacctaggtttttaagttttcaatttaaattacaacgTTGCATATAAACACATTgtcgttaattttataaattaaaaacaaaatagattatCAGCAGTGAATTAATTCAAAACGCCCCCCGTCCATTATCGTTAGACATAACATTGCTTCGGACAACGTCAAAGTTTATTTACTCATGGAACTTTCGAGATCTTTCAACTAGCTAAGTTTGTAGAGACTAACTAAGCAAACTTAATGGTAGTGCGACGGCAGGCAGGTGCAGATTGCTTTAAATGACTTTGTAGCATGCACTCCAAATGTGCTGGCGTTTACGCTTTTACACATTAATTGggtatgtgatttattttacttattgtaCCGCCAAGTAGCACTTTGTATTGCTTTGTTAAATTGAAatgtaagtaagccagtgtagttACGGACTCCAgagatttaaaatgttaattcctTCGGTGACTTACCTATGTAAGTGTACAGTTCGAACGACTATGAATGATGGTAAGCACTACTTAGGTagcttattttcatatttatctcTACTACATAATCAACGCTTAGTTAAACAGAAATGTCTCGAAATAAATATCGTAAGAATTTCTTTTAAGTAAACATCTCTGAGATAACAATGTGTCCTAAGTAAACATCAGTCATTGACTTACAATATTAAgagaattcaataattttatttttcaagtccaaagtgtttttttatattttccataaaaagttatgaaagtaataaaaacattcattgttatgtattttt
This portion of the Vanessa atalanta chromosome 22, ilVanAtal1.2, whole genome shotgun sequence genome encodes:
- the LOC125072669 gene encoding uncharacterized protein LOC125072669 — its product is MSLDVNISEPDEFNCIELHNCIKSVANIYNIEDFVYHVDIVCGKGENYIANVFRVSINETNNEKNSVSVIVKTLINTTRQDLFRELHKREVYAYRNVIDKFVVLQNDIVANERTILPKYVFASTTKNNEVIILEDLLLSGFVIESKFNKYEKLDYPQVRLILTELAKFHALSFVFRKKDETNFENLLDDFKDLIYQDKFLNKTKLRNYFQESYEMSLNLIKDTDAKKKLDKVKDYLLELLRMYTKPKRYNVFCHGDCWINNILFKDEVNKLCFLDFQAMRYASPATDILYFMYICTDSAFRSEYFEDLKTVYYNTFTNFLKQFNIEGNIVYPQEEFEKDITEMLPFGLLIALVELRIVTTRPEEETLSNDSTDADSTNDGTDINKAVPGSEKLYELRVNDVVDDSVNNGTLNQLLDLVKC